Proteins found in one Crassostrea angulata isolate pt1a10 chromosome 3, ASM2561291v2, whole genome shotgun sequence genomic segment:
- the LOC128178217 gene encoding DAZ-associated protein 1-like isoform X1 codes for MHRGFNKNSNGIPRNEAGKLFIGGLSWDTDQDSLLNFFSQYGEVIDCVVMKNQQTGKSRGFGFVTFNDAQCVDTVLSAAPHTIDGRQVDAKPCNPKAANKGPKDGGGRGHGGGGGGGGGGDKDKKIFMGGLPNVDEDFLRNFFGKYGKVLDVNIMIDQQNKKSRGFGFLTFESEDAVDQVCAEHFININGKQVECKRAEPRDGRDNKQGGYGGRRGHGQDMMGPPHGMDGGWNQGGNWNQGPPPHGPPPPGPPMGNMGFPPQGPGGYQQQQPPPGQGFPPQQGPPPQPSYQGYQSPPGYQQGGWGGQPPNASPGQQGAWPPQSAAPPQAVPPPADTQQSYAGYASPQAGYSQPPTTAYSQWGATASSPVAPQPAAAQPPTQQPAQPSYSPYGQPPAAAAAPATPGYTPAPGTQSYSSHYNVAVADPSQPATPTTAQAGYSTYNPYGAPQTPASAVPDPYAPTSQPATAPGAQVPMGVPDPYAQPPVAQPPAAPGYGDPPGFGVAPQPAAGYGGQGDGQAGGYAAQPGGGYQRPSVSSAQGYHPYRR; via the exons ATGCATCGAGGATTCAACAAAAATTCAAACGGCATTCCAAGAAATGAAGCAGG aaagcTGTTCATTGGTGGATTAAGCTGGGATACAGACCAAG ATTCTCTGCTGAACTTCTTCAGTCAGTATGGAGAAGTCATCGACTGTGTGGTCATGAAGAATCAACAGACTGGGAAGTCACGTGGATTTGGTTTTGTCACATTTAATGATGCACAGTGTGTAGACACAGTCCTCTCTGCTGCTCCACATACAATTGATGGCAGACAG GTTGATGCCAAGCCATGCAATCCCAAGGCAGCAAATAAG ggACCAAAGGATGGAGGTGGAAGAGGACATggtggagggggagggggtggtggGGGTGGAGACAAGGACAAAAAGATATTCATGGGGGGTCTTCCCAACGTCGACGAAGATTTCCTCAGGAACTTCTTTGGAAAATATGGAAAGGTTCTGGATGTCAACATAATGATTGATCAGCAAAATAAAAAGTCCAGAG GCTTTGGATTTTTGACCTTCGAGTCAGAAGATGCAGTAGATCAAGTTTGTGCAGAACATTTTATAAACATCAATGGAAAACAG GTGGAGTGTAAACGAGCCGAGCCAAGAGACGGCCGAGATAATAAACAGGGGGGCTATGGGGGTCGTAGAGGGCATGGACAGGACATGATGGGGCCTCCACATGGAATGGATGGAGGTTGGAACCAGGGAGGGAACTGGAACCAGGGTCCTCCCCCGCATGGACCGCCCCCACCAGGACCCCCGATGGGGAACATGGGATTCCCACCCCAGGGGCCTGGAGGATATCAACAGCAGCAACCTCCACCCGGACAGGGGTTCCCCCCACAGCAAGGCCCACCCCCACAG CCCAGTTACCAAGGATACCAGTCTCCTCCGGGATATCAGCAAGGAGGGTGGGGAGGACAGCCCCCTAATGCATCACCTGGTCAACAAG GTGCCTGGCCACCCCAGTCCGCTGCACCCCCACAGGCAGTGCCCCCTCCTGCAG ATACCCAACAGTCCTATGCTGGATATGCGTCTCCTCAGGCTGGATATAGCCAGCCCCCCACCACAGCCTATTCACAGTGGGGAGCCACTGCCAGCTCCCCTGTGGCCCCTCAGCCAGCTGCTGCCCAGCCCCCCACCCAGCAGCCAGCCCAGCCCAGCTACAGTCCCTATGGACAACCTCCAGCAGCAGCTGCTGCCCCAGCTACTCCCGGTTATACCCCAGCCCCGGGGACTCAGTCATACAGCTCACATTACA ATGTAGCAGTCGCTGATCCATCCCAACCAGCAACACCCACAACTGCTCAAGCAGGATACAGCACGTATAACCCATATGGAGCCCCACAGACACCAGCTTCTGCTGTGCCTGACCCCTATGCTCCAACTTCACAGCCAGCCACTGCCCCAG GAGCCCAGGTTCCCATGGGAGTTCCTGACCCTTATGCCCAACCCCCTGTAGCCCAACCTCCTGCTGCCCCTG GATATGGAGATCCTCCAGGTTTTGGTGTGGCCCCACAACCAGCAGCTGGATATGGAGGTCAAGGTGATGGACAGGCTGGGGGATATGCTGCCCAGCCCGGCGGGGGATACCAGAGGCCCTCGGTGTCCTCGGCCCAAGGATACCACCCATACAGAAGATAG
- the LOC128178217 gene encoding DAZ-associated protein 1-like isoform X2 gives MHRGFNKNSNGIPRNEAGKLFIGGLSWDTDQDSLLNFFSQYGEVIDCVVMKNQQTGKSRGFGFVTFNDAQCVDTVLSAAPHTIDGRQVDAKPCNPKAANKGPKDGGGRGHGGGGGGGGGGDKDKKIFMGGLPNVDEDFLRNFFGKYGKVLDVNIMIDQQNKKSRGFGFLTFESEDAVDQVCAEHFININGKQVECKRAEPRDGRDNKQGGYGGRRGHGQDMMGPPHGMDGGWNQGGNWNQGPPPHGPPPPGPPMGNMGFPPQGPGGYQQQQPPPGQGFPPQQGPPPQPSYQGYQSPPGYQQGGWGGQPPNASPGQQDTQQSYAGYASPQAGYSQPPTTAYSQWGATASSPVAPQPAAAQPPTQQPAQPSYSPYGQPPAAAAAPATPGYTPAPGTQSYSSHYNVAVADPSQPATPTTAQAGYSTYNPYGAPQTPASAVPDPYAPTSQPATAPGAQVPMGVPDPYAQPPVAQPPAAPGYGDPPGFGVAPQPAAGYGGQGDGQAGGYAAQPGGGYQRPSVSSAQGYHPYRR, from the exons ATGCATCGAGGATTCAACAAAAATTCAAACGGCATTCCAAGAAATGAAGCAGG aaagcTGTTCATTGGTGGATTAAGCTGGGATACAGACCAAG ATTCTCTGCTGAACTTCTTCAGTCAGTATGGAGAAGTCATCGACTGTGTGGTCATGAAGAATCAACAGACTGGGAAGTCACGTGGATTTGGTTTTGTCACATTTAATGATGCACAGTGTGTAGACACAGTCCTCTCTGCTGCTCCACATACAATTGATGGCAGACAG GTTGATGCCAAGCCATGCAATCCCAAGGCAGCAAATAAG ggACCAAAGGATGGAGGTGGAAGAGGACATggtggagggggagggggtggtggGGGTGGAGACAAGGACAAAAAGATATTCATGGGGGGTCTTCCCAACGTCGACGAAGATTTCCTCAGGAACTTCTTTGGAAAATATGGAAAGGTTCTGGATGTCAACATAATGATTGATCAGCAAAATAAAAAGTCCAGAG GCTTTGGATTTTTGACCTTCGAGTCAGAAGATGCAGTAGATCAAGTTTGTGCAGAACATTTTATAAACATCAATGGAAAACAG GTGGAGTGTAAACGAGCCGAGCCAAGAGACGGCCGAGATAATAAACAGGGGGGCTATGGGGGTCGTAGAGGGCATGGACAGGACATGATGGGGCCTCCACATGGAATGGATGGAGGTTGGAACCAGGGAGGGAACTGGAACCAGGGTCCTCCCCCGCATGGACCGCCCCCACCAGGACCCCCGATGGGGAACATGGGATTCCCACCCCAGGGGCCTGGAGGATATCAACAGCAGCAACCTCCACCCGGACAGGGGTTCCCCCCACAGCAAGGCCCACCCCCACAG CCCAGTTACCAAGGATACCAGTCTCCTCCGGGATATCAGCAAGGAGGGTGGGGAGGACAGCCCCCTAATGCATCACCTGGTCAACAAG ATACCCAACAGTCCTATGCTGGATATGCGTCTCCTCAGGCTGGATATAGCCAGCCCCCCACCACAGCCTATTCACAGTGGGGAGCCACTGCCAGCTCCCCTGTGGCCCCTCAGCCAGCTGCTGCCCAGCCCCCCACCCAGCAGCCAGCCCAGCCCAGCTACAGTCCCTATGGACAACCTCCAGCAGCAGCTGCTGCCCCAGCTACTCCCGGTTATACCCCAGCCCCGGGGACTCAGTCATACAGCTCACATTACA ATGTAGCAGTCGCTGATCCATCCCAACCAGCAACACCCACAACTGCTCAAGCAGGATACAGCACGTATAACCCATATGGAGCCCCACAGACACCAGCTTCTGCTGTGCCTGACCCCTATGCTCCAACTTCACAGCCAGCCACTGCCCCAG GAGCCCAGGTTCCCATGGGAGTTCCTGACCCTTATGCCCAACCCCCTGTAGCCCAACCTCCTGCTGCCCCTG GATATGGAGATCCTCCAGGTTTTGGTGTGGCCCCACAACCAGCAGCTGGATATGGAGGTCAAGGTGATGGACAGGCTGGGGGATATGCTGCCCAGCCCGGCGGGGGATACCAGAGGCCCTCGGTGTCCTCGGCCCAAGGATACCACCCATACAGAAGATAG
- the LOC128178217 gene encoding DAZ-associated protein 1-like isoform X4: MHRGFNKNSNGIPRNEAGKLFIGGLSWDTDQDSLLNFFSQYGEVIDCVVMKNQQTGKSRGFGFVTFNDAQCVDTVLSAAPHTIDGRQVDAKPCNPKAANKGPKDGGGRGHGGGGGGGGGGDKDKKIFMGGLPNVDEDFLRNFFGKYGKVLDVNIMIDQQNKKSRGFGFLTFESEDAVDQVCAEHFININGKQVECKRAEPRDGRDNKQGGYGGRRGHGQDMMGPPHGMDGGWNQGGNWNQGPPPHGPPPPGPPMGNMGFPPQGPGGYQQQQPPPGQGFPPQQGPPPQPSYQGYQSPPGYQQGGWGGQPPNASPGQQDVAVADPSQPATPTTAQAGYSTYNPYGAPQTPASAVPDPYAPTSQPATAPGAQVPMGVPDPYAQPPVAQPPAAPGYGDPPGFGVAPQPAAGYGGQGDGQAGGYAAQPGGGYQRPSVSSAQGYHPYRR; the protein is encoded by the exons ATGCATCGAGGATTCAACAAAAATTCAAACGGCATTCCAAGAAATGAAGCAGG aaagcTGTTCATTGGTGGATTAAGCTGGGATACAGACCAAG ATTCTCTGCTGAACTTCTTCAGTCAGTATGGAGAAGTCATCGACTGTGTGGTCATGAAGAATCAACAGACTGGGAAGTCACGTGGATTTGGTTTTGTCACATTTAATGATGCACAGTGTGTAGACACAGTCCTCTCTGCTGCTCCACATACAATTGATGGCAGACAG GTTGATGCCAAGCCATGCAATCCCAAGGCAGCAAATAAG ggACCAAAGGATGGAGGTGGAAGAGGACATggtggagggggagggggtggtggGGGTGGAGACAAGGACAAAAAGATATTCATGGGGGGTCTTCCCAACGTCGACGAAGATTTCCTCAGGAACTTCTTTGGAAAATATGGAAAGGTTCTGGATGTCAACATAATGATTGATCAGCAAAATAAAAAGTCCAGAG GCTTTGGATTTTTGACCTTCGAGTCAGAAGATGCAGTAGATCAAGTTTGTGCAGAACATTTTATAAACATCAATGGAAAACAG GTGGAGTGTAAACGAGCCGAGCCAAGAGACGGCCGAGATAATAAACAGGGGGGCTATGGGGGTCGTAGAGGGCATGGACAGGACATGATGGGGCCTCCACATGGAATGGATGGAGGTTGGAACCAGGGAGGGAACTGGAACCAGGGTCCTCCCCCGCATGGACCGCCCCCACCAGGACCCCCGATGGGGAACATGGGATTCCCACCCCAGGGGCCTGGAGGATATCAACAGCAGCAACCTCCACCCGGACAGGGGTTCCCCCCACAGCAAGGCCCACCCCCACAG CCCAGTTACCAAGGATACCAGTCTCCTCCGGGATATCAGCAAGGAGGGTGGGGAGGACAGCCCCCTAATGCATCACCTGGTCAACAAG ATGTAGCAGTCGCTGATCCATCCCAACCAGCAACACCCACAACTGCTCAAGCAGGATACAGCACGTATAACCCATATGGAGCCCCACAGACACCAGCTTCTGCTGTGCCTGACCCCTATGCTCCAACTTCACAGCCAGCCACTGCCCCAG GAGCCCAGGTTCCCATGGGAGTTCCTGACCCTTATGCCCAACCCCCTGTAGCCCAACCTCCTGCTGCCCCTG GATATGGAGATCCTCCAGGTTTTGGTGTGGCCCCACAACCAGCAGCTGGATATGGAGGTCAAGGTGATGGACAGGCTGGGGGATATGCTGCCCAGCCCGGCGGGGGATACCAGAGGCCCTCGGTGTCCTCGGCCCAAGGATACCACCCATACAGAAGATAG
- the LOC128178217 gene encoding DAZ-associated protein 1-like isoform X3, with protein sequence MHRGFNKNSNGIPRNEAGKLFIGGLSWDTDQDSLLNFFSQYGEVIDCVVMKNQQTGKSRGFGFVTFNDAQCVDTVLSAAPHTIDGRQVDAKPCNPKAANKGPKDGGGRGHGGGGGGGGGGDKDKKIFMGGLPNVDEDFLRNFFGKYGKVLDVNIMIDQQNKKSRGFGFLTFESEDAVDQVCAEHFININGKQVECKRAEPRDGRDNKQGGYGGRRGHGQDMMGPPHGMDGGWNQGGNWNQGPPPHGPPPPGPPMGNMGFPPQGPGGYQQQQPPPGQGFPPQQGPPPQPSYQGYQSPPGYQQGGWGGQPPNASPGQQGAWPPQSAAPPQAVPPPADTQQSYAGYASPQAGYSQPPTTAYSQWGATASSPVAPQPAAAQPPTQQPAQPSYSPYGQPPAAAAAPATPGYTPAPGTQSYSSHYNVAVADPSQPATPTTAQAGYSTYNPYGAPQTPASAVPDPYAPTSQPATAPGYGDPPGFGVAPQPAAGYGGQGDGQAGGYAAQPGGGYQRPSVSSAQGYHPYRR encoded by the exons ATGCATCGAGGATTCAACAAAAATTCAAACGGCATTCCAAGAAATGAAGCAGG aaagcTGTTCATTGGTGGATTAAGCTGGGATACAGACCAAG ATTCTCTGCTGAACTTCTTCAGTCAGTATGGAGAAGTCATCGACTGTGTGGTCATGAAGAATCAACAGACTGGGAAGTCACGTGGATTTGGTTTTGTCACATTTAATGATGCACAGTGTGTAGACACAGTCCTCTCTGCTGCTCCACATACAATTGATGGCAGACAG GTTGATGCCAAGCCATGCAATCCCAAGGCAGCAAATAAG ggACCAAAGGATGGAGGTGGAAGAGGACATggtggagggggagggggtggtggGGGTGGAGACAAGGACAAAAAGATATTCATGGGGGGTCTTCCCAACGTCGACGAAGATTTCCTCAGGAACTTCTTTGGAAAATATGGAAAGGTTCTGGATGTCAACATAATGATTGATCAGCAAAATAAAAAGTCCAGAG GCTTTGGATTTTTGACCTTCGAGTCAGAAGATGCAGTAGATCAAGTTTGTGCAGAACATTTTATAAACATCAATGGAAAACAG GTGGAGTGTAAACGAGCCGAGCCAAGAGACGGCCGAGATAATAAACAGGGGGGCTATGGGGGTCGTAGAGGGCATGGACAGGACATGATGGGGCCTCCACATGGAATGGATGGAGGTTGGAACCAGGGAGGGAACTGGAACCAGGGTCCTCCCCCGCATGGACCGCCCCCACCAGGACCCCCGATGGGGAACATGGGATTCCCACCCCAGGGGCCTGGAGGATATCAACAGCAGCAACCTCCACCCGGACAGGGGTTCCCCCCACAGCAAGGCCCACCCCCACAG CCCAGTTACCAAGGATACCAGTCTCCTCCGGGATATCAGCAAGGAGGGTGGGGAGGACAGCCCCCTAATGCATCACCTGGTCAACAAG GTGCCTGGCCACCCCAGTCCGCTGCACCCCCACAGGCAGTGCCCCCTCCTGCAG ATACCCAACAGTCCTATGCTGGATATGCGTCTCCTCAGGCTGGATATAGCCAGCCCCCCACCACAGCCTATTCACAGTGGGGAGCCACTGCCAGCTCCCCTGTGGCCCCTCAGCCAGCTGCTGCCCAGCCCCCCACCCAGCAGCCAGCCCAGCCCAGCTACAGTCCCTATGGACAACCTCCAGCAGCAGCTGCTGCCCCAGCTACTCCCGGTTATACCCCAGCCCCGGGGACTCAGTCATACAGCTCACATTACA ATGTAGCAGTCGCTGATCCATCCCAACCAGCAACACCCACAACTGCTCAAGCAGGATACAGCACGTATAACCCATATGGAGCCCCACAGACACCAGCTTCTGCTGTGCCTGACCCCTATGCTCCAACTTCACAGCCAGCCACTGCCCCAG GATATGGAGATCCTCCAGGTTTTGGTGTGGCCCCACAACCAGCAGCTGGATATGGAGGTCAAGGTGATGGACAGGCTGGGGGATATGCTGCCCAGCCCGGCGGGGGATACCAGAGGCCCTCGGTGTCCTCGGCCCAAGGATACCACCCATACAGAAGATAG
- the LOC128178218 gene encoding plasticin-like, translating into MDTSLLLSPPSLRRVILPMPASFTKINADPQQNHFSQRDSHEKLHNPSRCEKVPNNGHSFEPAPAHDIPLPALNGYRTSLDLEGALVDKAIENVMTLPQEVQEAVSMQKLQNNEITRCEKYLATILEQERRAESNNDVLLQEISSIDRKIYFTKESFARKERRCFQLSKDIDELIVEVEHLNQKREASEKDLSEELGMIRCYEEKMSDFRLQTEESESSSDSFKDWKDTRERIRLLQLEINQSQGEPSSKETLESFKREIGGQINEVRQLISEDERLIADKYSQISEEKKLQENTCKSLQVLEKRNAAQLLRIKKQVKEAQLRNRAWNSQIQQLEQSISLLQEKIKTS; encoded by the exons ATGGACACTTCACTCCTTTTGAG TCCACCATCTCTTCGGCGAGTTATCCTGCCGATGCCAGCATCCTTTACAAAGATTAACGCCGACCCACAACAGAATCACTTCTCACAAAGGGATTCCCATGAAAAACTACACAACCCTTCTCGCTGTGAAAAG GTACCGAACAATGGCCACAGTTTTGAACCAGCACCAGCACACGATATTCCACTCCCTGCTTTGAATG GATATCGCACAAGCTTGGATTTAGAGGGCGCTTTGGTTGACAAAGCCATAGAAAACGTGATGACGTTACCACAGGAAGTCCAAGAGGCTGTGTCCATGCAGAAGTTACAGAACAACGAAATCACAAGATGTGAAAAGTACCTAGCTACGATTCTG gAGCAAGAAAGGAGAG CGGAGAGCAATAATGATGTCCTTTTACAAGAGATTTCTTCAATAGATCgcaaaatttattttacgaAAGAATCGTTTGCTCGTAAAGAAAGGAGATGTTTTCAGCTCTCTAAAG atattgatgagtTGATAGTTGAAGTCGAACACTTGAATCAAAAAAGGGAAGCTTCTGAAAAAGATTTGAGTGAGGAGCTCGG GATGATACGTTGTTACGAGGAGAAAATGAGCGATTTCAGACTTCAAACAGAGGAGAGCGAGTCTTCTTCAGATTCTTTCAAGGACTGGAAAGACACTCGTGAGCGCATCAGACTTCTTCAGCTGGAAA TAAACCAGTCTCAAGGAGAGCCCTCGAGCAAAGAAACCTTGGAGAGCTTCAAAAGAGAAATTGGAGGCCAAATAAACGAAGTCAGACAATTAATATCAGAGGATGAAAGGCTAATTGCGGATAAGTATTCCCAA ATTTCAGAAGAAAAGAAACTACAAGAAAATACGTGCAAGAGTCTTCAAGTCTTAGAA AAAAGAAATGCCGCCCAGCTGCTTCGAATTAAGAAACAGGTTAAAGAAGCCCAGTTAAGGAACCGTGCTTGGAACAGTCAAATACAGCAACTGGAACAGAGTATCTCCTTGCTGCAGGAAAAAATAAAGACCTCATAA